A window of Synergistaceae bacterium genomic DNA:
GACATCGCCGGGCCCCATAGCAAAATCAAGCCATGCACCCCGATCCGGAATTAATTTCGCCGAACAAGAATCGCCGGAATGTGTGAAATAAATTCCTGCCGACCTTGCAAGCTGATTAATTACGACTCTTTCAGTGCCGTTAATTATAAATGTTCCGCGTTCGGTCATTATCGGGAAGTCCCCTAAGAAAATTTCTTTGTCTTCCTTGCTGACCTGCGTTCTTGTATTCGTGAGCCTTATTGTAGCTTTTATCGGCCTTGCCCACGTCATATCCTTCTGCCTTGCTTCTTCCTCTGTTATTTTCGCTTTGTCAATCGTATAGCGCACAAACTCAAGAGCATAATTTCCGCTGTAATCCTCAATGGGGAATATTTCCTCCAGAAGCTCTTGAAGTCCTTGCGAAGCCCTTAAATCGGGGTCTACGTTGTCCTGATAAAACCATTGATACGAATCTCGCTGTACCTCTATCATATCAGGCATTTCTGTTACGTCATGAGCGCGTCCGAAAGTATATCTCTCCCGGGTCTTGCTGATTGGAACAAACTCAGGCAAATTTTAAACCTCCCCTGACAGTCTGTCTTATCATATATCATAAAAATATCAAATATCGTAAAAAAATTTTCCGTAGCGCAATGATGAATATTAGCAAACAGATACAAACACGTCAAGCGACATGGTTATATCTCCGTAATTTTGCGCAAATTTATTGTAGGTTTTATTGTTAATGAATTATGCCCGAAAGAGGACTCGAACCTCCACAACCTTGCGATCACTAGAACCTGAATCTAGCGCGTCTACCAATTCCGCCATCCGGGCAGGTGAAAATATTTTAGCAGTGTATAAAATTTTTGCAAGTGTGCTAATTTTAGCAGCTCTTCTTACGCACAATTACAGCACCGGGGATAAATACGCAAATATCCATTTCCCGTTCAATTTTCTGAATATGGGCTGGCATGTATTTGAAGAGATAAGCACTTTTCTCCGGCTCCCAGTCTGGGCACCATTGCAGAAATTCACATCTATCCTGCATATATTTAAAAAACGGCTGAGAGTCTAAAACTTTCGGAGGGTAGGCGGGATAAGCTCCCATACTTCCGCAAACTAAATCTTCAATAACGAAAAATCCTCCCGGCGCGACTAAATCCCAAAATAACTCAAATGAACGTCTTTGATCTCCCCATGCGTGTGAAGCGTCGTCGAGAATAATAAATGCTTGAGTTACTGCCGATTTAAGCTCGTCAAAAGTTTTCTGCTCGGTTGCGTCGCCGATTACAACGTGAATGCGCTCTGTCTCGTGGCGTTTTGCTGTCTCGTCGAGGTCTACCCCGTAAATTTGTGCGTTAGGAAAATATTTCTCCCACATCCTTAATGAAGCTCCGTCCAAGCAGCCGAACTCAATTAACGAAAATTTTTCGCCCCTGAACGAATGAAATAAATAATCATAATGACGCAAATAATCATGTGCAATAAACGCAGGATCGCTGCCGGGCATGATAGACGCTTTGTCGGTACCGCTGACGAATCCATATTTGTCGAGTAAGCTGCCTTGCTGTGATGTCAATAAATCGGCCTTGCGCTTTACTTCTTGTGAATTGACGTAGAAATTATTATAACGCCGCAAAAGATTCTTGACGATTCGCTTAATTCCGAACACTTGAATCACTCCTGATGAAATTTGAAATTGTGATAAAAGCTGCTGACAGAACCGCGAATAAAAAATTTTTATTTGTGTAGGAACTATAATAATAGGAAAGTGTTACAAGACTACATTTCACGAGCCACGAGCCACGAGCCATTATACAAATTTTCGCGCAAAACTGTCAACCCCTTTCAATGAAAAAATTTTTTATTTATTGCAATTATATCATAGTGAGAGTTATAATAAGTCAGCTTTCATAAATTAATCCCATTCACGCAAAGAAAATAATTTTACAACTACATTTACAACTACAAAAATGTGCAAATTATTTAGTGTACGCAAATATTCACGCAGAAAAAATTTTCATTAACGCATAAATTTTCACACAAAAATTTTCTGACTCGCAATAAAATATTTCTCCATAAACCTGTATAATTACCATTAACAAATTCAGCAAAAAATTTAATAATTTACGCAATTAATTTCGCAGCAAAATTTTTTTATCATGGGAGGTATTTACTTATGAAAATTGTAAAACGCTTTCTCGCCGTAGTTCTCGCATTATTAGTCGTAATGTCGTCTTTGACTCTTGACGCTGAAGCCCGCGTTCGTTCTAGGAGATACCGTCCACGCACTTATTCAAGCCAGAGACTCAGTGCACGCCGTAGAGCAGTAGTCAGACGCAGAGCATTACGAAGAAGAGCATCCCGACGCAGAGCCGTTACAAGACGCTACAGACGTTATTAAATATTAAAGACTCGCTGTAAAGGCGAGTTTTTTTGTGCAAGAGTGTATAATCATTCGCGTAAAAATTTTTCAGGAGTGATTATTTATGAATCTTACAGTAATTGGCACGGGATATGTAGGGCTTGTAACCGG
This region includes:
- a CDS encoding class I SAM-dependent methyltransferase translates to MFGIKRIVKNLLRRYNNFYVNSQEVKRKADLLTSQQGSLLDKYGFVSGTDKASIMPGSDPAFIAHDYLRHYDYLFHSFRGEKFSLIEFGCLDGASLRMWEKYFPNAQIYGVDLDETAKRHETERIHVVIGDATEQKTFDELKSAVTQAFIILDDASHAWGDQRRSFELFWDLVAPGGFFVIEDLVCGSMGAYPAYPPKVLDSQPFFKYMQDRCEFLQWCPDWEPEKSAYLFKYMPAHIQKIEREMDICVFIPGAVIVRKKSC